The following coding sequences lie in one Psychrilyobacter atlanticus DSM 19335 genomic window:
- a CDS encoding SDR family oxidoreductase, producing the protein MKKLVVITGASSGFGMELAKEFSKDGYPTLLLARRVEKMKALNLPNTMCRKVDVTDKIEFENAIREAESKYGKTDLIINNAGMMLLGDLATQDANEWQTMLNVNVMGVMNGMQIVMNDMKEREFGTIINLSSIAGLKPFGGHAAYCATKYGVTGLTEVARQEMSSHNVRVLSICPGAVATELLGHTTDKDIINGYEAWKEAVGAINITANDVAKTIKYAYELPQSVSLREIVITDTKQDA; encoded by the coding sequence ATGAAAAAATTAGTAGTAATAACAGGAGCAAGTAGTGGATTTGGGATGGAGTTAGCAAAAGAATTTTCAAAAGATGGATATCCTACACTACTGTTAGCAAGAAGAGTGGAAAAAATGAAAGCCCTTAACTTACCAAACACAATGTGTAGAAAAGTAGATGTAACTGACAAAATTGAATTTGAAAATGCAATAAGAGAAGCAGAATCGAAATATGGAAAAACGGATTTAATAATAAATAATGCTGGAATGATGCTCTTAGGGGATCTAGCAACTCAAGATGCCAATGAATGGCAAACTATGTTAAATGTAAATGTAATGGGTGTAATGAACGGAATGCAGATAGTAATGAATGATATGAAAGAAAGAGAATTTGGTACAATAATCAATTTATCCTCAATAGCAGGATTAAAGCCATTTGGTGGTCATGCTGCTTATTGTGCAACAAAATATGGAGTAACAGGCCTTACAGAAGTAGCGAGACAAGAGATGTCCTCTCATAACGTAAGAGTGTTATCTATTTGTCCAGGAGCAGTAGCAACAGAATTATTAGGACATACTACAGATAAAGATATTATTAACGGATATGAAGCTTGGAAAGAAGCAGTAGGAGCTATAAATATAACGGCAAATGATGTTGCAAAGACCATTAAATATGCTTATGAATTACCTCAATCAGTATCTTTAAGAGAGATTGTAATCACAGATACAAAGCAAGATGCATAA
- the asrC gene encoding sulfite reductase subunit C produces the protein MNHDIDITKLKLNCFRQSKIPGEFMLQMRVPGGLIDAKYLSSVQHIALTWGNGSFHPGMRQTLNIPGIKYKDIENVNEYLDEYIKAVEVDACNIDMEVNSAGYPTIGARNIMACIGGAHCIKANYNTQNLSKKLEKEIFPSHYHIKMALSGCPNDCAKGHFNDFGIIGVTKPIFNKERCIGCGRCVKVCKSHATRVLSGENHKAVKDNCCCVGCGECVEACPTSAWVRPEEKLFRVTIGGRTGKQYPRMGKIFLNWVTEEVVIGVIKNWQKFSANILENKPQYLHGGHLIDRAGYDKFKDLILKDIKLNPEAEVAQRIMWAETEYRANINVKPLSSHPSRGLSY, from the coding sequence ATGAATCATGATATAGATATTACTAAATTAAAATTAAATTGTTTTAGACAATCAAAAATTCCAGGTGAATTTATGTTACAAATGAGAGTCCCGGGAGGGCTTATAGATGCAAAATATTTAAGTTCTGTTCAACATATTGCATTGACTTGGGGTAATGGATCTTTTCACCCAGGGATGAGACAAACTTTAAATATTCCTGGTATCAAATATAAAGATATAGAAAATGTAAATGAATATCTAGATGAATATATTAAAGCTGTTGAAGTTGACGCATGTAATATCGATATGGAAGTAAATTCTGCTGGATATCCAACTATTGGAGCTAGAAATATTATGGCTTGTATAGGCGGAGCTCATTGTATTAAAGCAAATTATAATACACAAAATTTATCAAAAAAATTAGAAAAAGAAATATTTCCTAGTCATTACCATATTAAAATGGCGTTATCAGGATGTCCAAATGATTGTGCTAAAGGACATTTTAATGACTTTGGAATTATTGGTGTAACAAAACCTATATTCAACAAAGAAAGGTGTATTGGATGCGGAAGATGTGTCAAAGTATGTAAATCTCATGCAACGAGAGTTTTATCTGGTGAAAACCATAAAGCAGTTAAAGATAACTGTTGTTGTGTTGGATGTGGTGAATGTGTAGAAGCATGTCCTACATCAGCATGGGTAAGACCAGAAGAAAAACTATTTAGAGTAACTATTGGTGGAAGAACTGGTAAACAATATCCTAGAATGGGAAAAATATTTTTAAATTGGGTAACAGAAGAAGTTGTTATCGGTGTTATTAAAAATTGGCAAAAATTCTCGGCAAATATATTAGAAAATAAACCTCAATATTTACATGGAGGTCATCTAATAGATAGAGCTGGATATGATAAATTTAAAGATCTAATTTTAAAAGATATAAAATTAAATCCTGAAGCTGAAGTTGCTCAAAGAATAATGTGGGCAGAAACAGAATATAGAGCAAATATTAATGTAAAACCACTTTCTAGTCACCCTAGTAGAGGTCTTAGTTATTAA
- a CDS encoding toxin-antitoxin system YwqK family antitoxin: MNIKYKVVLISGLLFIMGCKSVENKVIEGAIYSKDKKVYSVFDNKPVNGVLEKEGYYGKREYSTYKKGTLYNLKKISKENELLYEVSFDGMGLFNGKTFEEKGKSSEYSHGVLDGEVIYEDYRGNKIIERYADGVLNGVQEKKEGKKLFFNQGLRTTKDIESPTKKQSKVIVWGEIPKENFTGELYGKPKTGIINNNYAAMQIENYKNGVLLSRKYYDKQGKKMYEFHFVDGNIKKIIKKIEYTKGILRELKNYNSDGVLNGKYILGSYYSTNTEVKNYKNGIPHGEVEILIEKDGKLDKKIGFYDKGIYTGYKNTQYYKDGIEIDKELANTVSSNFIITNIKDIKNKESFSGYTNQIINNNNAEDGNIYYYENGFLKEEYKYENNSLIQSKYYLKNGKYIQKTYKDGIIQKISNYNADGIEDGAFTAYEHDNSKTVGYIVNGVIDGRSVHYHGTKVYYVDVYSKGKEYQRTIYYDYEKKQIFQTQKGVNTGRGWIIIGMDKTYYEDGNLKKVVNYGDGLSSEKKVEVTKFYSNGKIKSKGTMDYCLYKNIGKKTIFYENGKKKIEENYNDRNYNTGTKKYYFPSGKIEKIESYNDRGYKDGTFKTYNKDGKLIEELHYKNGYKK, encoded by the coding sequence ATGAATATAAAATATAAAGTAGTTTTAATCTCTGGACTTTTATTTATTATGGGTTGTAAATCTGTAGAGAATAAAGTTATAGAGGGGGCAATTTACAGTAAGGATAAAAAAGTTTATAGTGTTTTTGATAATAAACCTGTAAATGGAGTATTAGAAAAGGAAGGATACTATGGGAAGAGAGAATATTCTACTTATAAAAAAGGAACTCTTTATAATTTAAAAAAAATAAGTAAAGAAAATGAGCTTCTTTATGAGGTATCTTTTGATGGAATGGGACTTTTTAATGGAAAAACATTTGAGGAGAAAGGGAAGAGCAGTGAGTACTCCCATGGAGTTTTAGACGGAGAAGTTATCTATGAAGATTATAGAGGTAATAAGATTATAGAAAGATATGCTGATGGTGTTCTAAACGGGGTACAAGAAAAAAAAGAAGGTAAAAAATTATTTTTTAATCAAGGTTTGAGAACTACAAAAGATATAGAATCACCAACTAAAAAGCAATCAAAAGTTATTGTATGGGGAGAGATCCCTAAAGAAAACTTTACTGGAGAATTATACGGAAAGCCTAAAACAGGTATTATAAATAATAATTATGCAGCTATGCAAATAGAAAATTATAAGAATGGGGTTTTACTATCTAGGAAGTACTATGATAAACAAGGAAAAAAGATGTATGAATTTCACTTTGTGGATGGAAATATAAAAAAAATAATAAAAAAAATAGAATATACCAAAGGGATTTTAAGGGAATTAAAAAATTATAATTCAGATGGAGTCTTAAATGGAAAATATATTTTAGGGAGTTATTATTCTACTAACACTGAAGTTAAAAATTATAAAAATGGAATCCCGCATGGAGAAGTAGAGATATTAATTGAAAAAGATGGGAAATTAGATAAAAAAATAGGCTTTTATGATAAAGGAATCTATACTGGATATAAAAATACACAATACTATAAGGATGGAATTGAAATTGATAAAGAATTAGCTAATACAGTTTCTTCTAACTTTATAATAACTAATATAAAAGATATCAAGAATAAAGAAAGTTTTAGTGGTTATACAAACCAAATAATTAATAATAACAATGCTGAAGATGGGAATATTTATTACTATGAAAACGGATTTCTTAAAGAAGAATATAAATATGAAAATAATTCTTTAATTCAATCAAAATATTATCTAAAGAATGGAAAATACATTCAAAAAACTTATAAAGATGGAATTATTCAAAAAATTTCAAATTATAATGCTGATGGTATTGAAGATGGAGCCTTTACAGCGTATGAACATGATAATAGCAAAACTGTTGGTTATATAGTAAATGGAGTAATAGACGGAAGAAGTGTTCATTATCATGGAACAAAAGTTTATTATGTCGATGTCTATTCTAAAGGGAAAGAATATCAAAGAACTATTTACTATGATTACGAGAAAAAACAAATTTTTCAGACACAAAAAGGTGTCAATACAGGCAGAGGATGGATCATAATAGGGATGGATAAAACCTATTATGAAGATGGAAACTTGAAAAAGGTAGTTAATTATGGAGATGGATTATCTTCAGAGAAAAAAGTAGAAGTTACTAAATTTTATTCTAATGGGAAGATAAAATCAAAAGGTACAATGGATTATTGTTTATATAAAAATATTGGTAAAAAAACTATATTCTATGAGAATGGAAAGAAAAAAATAGAAGAAAATTACAATGATAGAAACTATAATACTGGAACAAAAAAATATTATTTTCCCAGTGGAAAGATAGAAAAAATAGAAAGTTATAATGATAGAGGTTATAAAGATGGGACATTTAAAACTTACAATAAAGATGGGAAATTAATAGAAGAGTTACATTATAAAAATGGATATAAAAAATAA
- a CDS encoding permease produces the protein MWKFLTDTIWAKLIEGILGLSLESRVGEVAWYFLHAASTILILLGLGIFIISILRTFISTEKIKKFIESHKGIKSNVMASVLGVITPFCSCSSVPIFIGFIEAGIPTGVVFSFLITSPIVNEAAFLILMTIFGWKVATIYAISGIVIGVLGGMLIGKLKMEKYIEGYIYKMHLEGKKEKIYRGRERLTYAWKETKDVVIKLIPYMIVGIGIGAFIHGWVPTDLLSKYGGKDNFFAVPIATLVAIPLYTDAAGIIPVAEALITKGVGIGTTMAFMMAAVALSLPEMLLLKKVIKLPLIATFVGIVGTGIIAVGYLFNYIA, from the coding sequence ATGTGGAAGTTTTTAACAGATACTATTTGGGCTAAATTAATTGAAGGGATATTAGGATTATCGTTGGAAAGCAGAGTAGGAGAGGTTGCTTGGTATTTTTTACATGCAGCTAGTACTATCTTAATATTATTAGGGTTAGGGATATTTATTATATCTATATTAAGGACTTTTATATCAACGGAAAAAATTAAAAAGTTTATTGAATCGCACAAAGGTATAAAATCAAATGTCATGGCATCAGTACTTGGAGTAATTACACCGTTTTGTTCGTGCTCTAGTGTTCCTATCTTTATAGGATTTATAGAAGCAGGTATACCAACTGGAGTAGTATTTTCATTCTTAATAACTTCACCAATAGTAAATGAAGCAGCATTTTTAATATTGATGACTATCTTTGGATGGAAGGTCGCTACTATATATGCAATATCAGGAATAGTTATAGGTGTCTTAGGTGGTATGCTGATAGGTAAATTAAAGATGGAAAAGTATATCGAAGGTTATATCTATAAGATGCACTTAGAAGGTAAAAAAGAAAAAATATATAGGGGTAGAGAAAGGCTTACTTATGCATGGAAAGAAACTAAAGATGTAGTAATAAAATTAATTCCTTATATGATAGTAGGTATAGGCATAGGAGCATTTATCCATGGATGGGTACCAACAGATTTATTATCAAAGTATGGGGGAAAAGATAATTTCTTTGCAGTGCCAATCGCAACATTAGTTGCAATCCCTCTATATACAGATGCAGCAGGAATTATTCCGGTAGCAGAAGCGTTAATAACAAAGGGAGTAGGAATAGGAACAACTATGGCATTTATGATGGCAGCAGTAGCATTATCACTTCCAGAGATGTTACTTTTAAAAAAAGTAATAAAATTACCATTAATAGCAACATTTGTAGGAATAGTAGGAACAGGAATCATAGCTGTGGGATATTTATTTAACTATATTGCTTAA
- a CDS encoding sigma-70 family RNA polymerase sigma factor, translating into MNECYRKCYRIKQVGFEDCHIEMTQEEEENLNDEILVSMKKFIEELPEDSKKLIELYEFEDMSHKEISKKLEIKENTSKSRLKRAKEKLKNQLDECCLFQIDKFGNVLDYTKK; encoded by the coding sequence ATAAATGAGTGTTATAGGAAGTGTTATAGAATTAAACAAGTGGGGTTTGAAGACTGCCATATAGAGATGACTCAAGAGGAAGAGGAAAATTTAAATGACGAAATATTAGTGAGTATGAAAAAATTTATAGAAGAACTCCCGGAAGATTCAAAAAAATTAATTGAATTATATGAGTTTGAAGATATGAGCCATAAAGAGATTAGTAAAAAATTAGAGATCAAAGAAAATACATCTAAATCCAGATTAAAAAGAGCAAAAGAAAAGTTGAAAAATCAATTGGATGAATGCTGTCTTTTTCAAATAGACAAATTTGGAAACGTTTTGGATTATACAAAAAAATAA
- a CDS encoding sigma factor: MEKKLLETWEELNNHLLFFIRKRIKNKEDAEDILQDVYIKLHKNIDSLNDEKK; this comes from the coding sequence ATGGAGAAAAAATTATTAGAAACATGGGAAGAACTTAATAACCATTTATTATTTTTTATAAGAAAAAGAATTAAAAATAAAGAAGATGCGGAAGATATCCTCCAGGATGTCTATATTAAACTACATAAAAATATTGATAGTTTAAATGATGAAAAAAAATAA
- the asrB gene encoding anaerobic sulfite reductase subunit AsrB: MDNILEPKPYKILIVKKLTAIEWLFRVEFDEIEKINYGQFIQISIPKIGEAPISITEFNAEEGWIEFLIRKVGLVTNVLFELKPGDEIFMRGPYGNGFPFDENYRNKNLIVVAGGSGCGPVRSMINAVNNNFESVKNMEVILGFKNEECILFEDDISSWEKKSNIITTVDEMCKDGNCSLGLSSGLVTEHFSKLDLSDLSNVEIVIVGPPKMMEFSAKEFVKMGVPEEQIWLSFERKMSCAVGKCGHCRVDETYVCLDGPVFNYTKGKYLID; the protein is encoded by the coding sequence ATGGATAATATACTAGAACCTAAACCATACAAGATATTAATAGTAAAAAAATTAACAGCAATAGAATGGCTGTTTAGAGTAGAATTTGATGAAATAGAAAAGATTAATTATGGACAATTTATACAAATTTCAATCCCTAAAATAGGAGAAGCTCCTATTTCTATCACAGAATTTAATGCTGAGGAAGGATGGATTGAATTTTTAATTAGAAAAGTTGGACTAGTTACTAATGTTTTATTTGAATTAAAACCTGGTGATGAAATATTTATGAGAGGTCCATATGGAAATGGATTTCCATTTGATGAAAACTATAGAAATAAAAATCTAATTGTTGTAGCTGGTGGGTCTGGATGTGGACCAGTAAGATCTATGATTAATGCAGTAAATAACAACTTTGAATCTGTTAAAAATATGGAAGTTATCTTAGGTTTTAAAAATGAAGAATGTATTTTATTTGAAGATGATATTTCTAGTTGGGAAAAAAAATCAAATATCATAACTACAGTTGATGAAATGTGTAAAGATGGAAACTGTTCTTTAGGTCTTTCTAGTGGATTAGTTACAGAACATTTTTCAAAATTAGATCTATCTGATCTATCTAATGTTGAAATAGTAATAGTAGGACCTCCAAAAATGATGGAATTTAGTGCAAAAGAATTTGTTAAAATGGGGGTTCCTGAAGAGCAAATTTGGCTTTCATTTGAAAGAAAAATGTCTTGTGCAGTTGGAAAGTGTGGTCATTGTAGAGTTGATGAAACATACGTCTGTTTAGATGGACCAGTATTTAACTATACTAAAGGTAAATACTTAATCGATTAA
- the asrA gene encoding anaerobic sulfite reductase subunit AsrA, whose protein sequence is MSLKLTKKSFSNSFDKLKEIYTIYAPKRSPKQGRFCDTDIIKYDVINSSDEIVFNEKSNYAAKEVLSPITETLFYFTDNEYRAKKIAKKPILMFVRACDINAIKRFDDIYLKNGGFVDSFYAGIRENISFALMECPSKGWDTCFCASMKSNIVNDDEYIFGIQLGEEIKVDIKDPSLTEIFDGSQITYHVPVVEENLISVKIPMISNKDVQAKVKDLDLWKEYDKRCIKCGSCTIACSTCTCYTSYDMSYTPDSNAGERRRINASCHIDGYTDMAGGHSFRPSAGERLRFKTMHKIHDHAKRFGGEHMCVGCGRCSDHCPAFISFSTLVNKLSVEVDKLNEEDING, encoded by the coding sequence ATGAGTTTAAAATTAACTAAAAAAAGCTTTTCAAATTCATTTGATAAGCTAAAGGAAATCTATACTATATACGCACCTAAAAGGTCCCCAAAACAGGGGAGGTTTTGCGATACCGATATCATCAAATATGATGTTATAAATTCTAGTGATGAAATTGTTTTTAACGAAAAATCTAACTATGCTGCTAAAGAAGTATTGAGTCCTATCACTGAAACTTTATTTTATTTTACAGATAATGAATACAGAGCTAAAAAAATAGCTAAAAAACCTATACTTATGTTTGTAAGAGCTTGCGACATAAATGCTATCAAAAGATTTGATGATATTTATTTAAAAAATGGAGGATTTGTAGATTCATTTTATGCAGGAATAAGAGAAAATATAAGTTTTGCTTTAATGGAGTGCCCTTCTAAAGGATGGGATACATGCTTCTGTGCTTCTATGAAAAGTAACATTGTAAATGATGATGAATATATATTTGGAATACAACTTGGAGAAGAAATTAAAGTAGATATCAAAGATCCATCATTAACAGAAATTTTTGACGGAAGTCAAATCACTTACCATGTTCCTGTAGTAGAAGAGAACTTAATATCGGTAAAAATTCCAATGATTTCTAATAAAGATGTTCAAGCTAAAGTTAAAGATTTAGATCTATGGAAAGAGTATGATAAAAGATGTATTAAGTGTGGTAGCTGTACTATAGCCTGCTCTACATGTACTTGCTATACTTCGTACGATATGTCGTATACTCCAGATAGTAATGCTGGTGAAAGAAGACGAATCAATGCTTCGTGTCATATTGATGGATATACTGATATGGCTGGTGGTCATTCGTTTAGACCTAGTGCTGGTGAAAGATTAAGATTTAAAACTATGCATAAAATTCATGATCATGCTAAAAGATTTGGAGGGGAACATATGTGCGTAGGTTGTGGTAGATGTAGTGACCATTGCCCAGCATTCATATCTTTTTCTACACTTGTAAATAAATTAAGTGTTGAAGTAGATAAATTAAATGAGGAGGATATCAATGGATAA